One genomic segment of Streptomyces sp. TLI_146 includes these proteins:
- a CDS encoding non-ribosomal peptide synthetase, giving the protein MLPLSASQEIVWLHEQMQPGSRAYNFTAALDLWGPLDTEALRQGLGATLARHPGLRLELVALPGSVPGQRVAERCQPRLHTVDLTGRDDPEAAFQDLLRTEAETPLDTFEAPLIRWTLVRLAEHHHRLVHVEHHLIHDGHSFAILLDDVFRVYRARVTGETLTLPPAPSYADHVQAQAKAAYAAESLDFWQAELRDQPHDLPLPGLARPGARRRHHGGQLRQTIGADLAERLREHARERGLTPFATLLGLFAELLRRHSGRSRMVIGTAVGNRPLGYEDAVGMFVNTIPLPLALDATAPAQDAMDEVTDTLIRALPHQDVPVQELTRALGLHTSGADNPLFSVMFSAHDAPLPEIDLPGLDITLFEGFNTGTTRFDLDVVLLPDDRRGVTPRHGAPGMTLVWDYDADLFGEDVARLLSGRFLDLLRAYLDTPRTPLADLAPAAVEAATEAVPVPAGRDLLDPVAAHHPSLPALLCGARRVTYGELEERVASLAERLRAAGVAPGRPVAVVLPRGADSVVALLACLRTGAVYCPLSPADPPARTALLLERLAPALVLTGDGGPALPDFLPTARIDAPVFPRANAADVLPATTYVIHTSGSTGTPKPVAVGRAALEHHLTAAADRFALTSADRVLMFAQPSFDVSLEEVLPTLHAGACLVVPEHEVPTGPELAELLASARVTVANLPTSYFLSTREELRPALREESWAPRLLVLGGERLPAETLRGLLADTDATVLNAYGVTEAAISSTVHEISRDALTEGAEIPLGTELPGERVHVLDAHHRPLPTGAVGELAIAGPGLAEGYPGNAEVTAARFIAVDALGGERVYLTGDLGYRGLDGLLYFLGRRDNQVKLRGHRIELEEIEAAASAALGGRSCAVVLDREGPAAPRLVGFFEDGADLADVDEKALHAELSGRLPGPLVPARWARLESMPTLAGGKPDRTALARRAAALAPAAPTAPEAETADAVPDDPMTALLARGWREVLGHSRFDGSSHFFHIGGHSLLAAELAAWLEPHLGTRPPLKVLFRNPVLADQADALAATAPASTES; this is encoded by the coding sequence ATGCTTCCGCTCTCCGCCTCGCAGGAGATCGTCTGGCTGCACGAGCAAATGCAGCCCGGCAGCCGTGCCTACAACTTCACCGCTGCACTCGACCTCTGGGGCCCCCTGGACACCGAGGCCCTGCGCCAGGGCCTGGGCGCCACCCTGGCACGCCACCCGGGCCTGCGGCTCGAACTCGTCGCGCTGCCCGGGTCGGTACCGGGACAGCGGGTCGCCGAGCGGTGCCAACCCAGGCTGCACACCGTCGACCTCACCGGACGGGACGACCCCGAGGCGGCCTTCCAGGACCTGCTGCGCACCGAGGCCGAGACCCCGCTCGACACCTTCGAGGCACCGCTGATCCGCTGGACGCTCGTACGCCTCGCCGAGCACCACCACCGGCTCGTCCACGTCGAGCACCACCTGATCCACGACGGGCACTCCTTCGCGATCCTGCTCGACGACGTCTTCCGCGTCTACCGCGCCCGCGTCACCGGCGAAACCCTCACGCTGCCGCCCGCCCCCTCCTACGCGGACCACGTCCAGGCCCAGGCGAAGGCCGCCTACGCCGCCGAGTCCCTGGACTTCTGGCAGGCCGAACTGCGCGACCAGCCGCACGACTTGCCGCTGCCCGGGCTCGCCCGCCCCGGCGCCCGCCGCAGGCACCACGGCGGACAGCTGCGCCAGACCATCGGCGCCGATCTCGCCGAGCGGCTGCGCGAGCACGCCCGTGAGCGCGGCCTCACCCCCTTCGCCACGCTCCTGGGGCTGTTCGCCGAACTCCTGCGCCGCCACAGCGGCCGCTCCCGGATGGTCATCGGCACCGCCGTCGGCAACCGGCCCCTGGGGTACGAGGACGCCGTCGGCATGTTCGTCAACACCATCCCGCTGCCGCTGGCCCTGGACGCCACCGCCCCGGCCCAGGACGCCATGGACGAGGTCACCGACACCCTCATCCGTGCCCTGCCGCACCAGGACGTACCGGTCCAGGAGCTGACACGAGCGCTCGGCCTGCACACCTCCGGTGCCGACAACCCGCTGTTCTCCGTGATGTTCAGCGCCCATGACGCCCCGCTTCCCGAGATCGACCTGCCGGGCCTGGACATCACGCTCTTCGAGGGGTTCAACACCGGCACCACCCGCTTCGACCTGGACGTGGTGCTGCTGCCGGACGACCGGCGCGGTGTCACCCCGCGCCACGGCGCGCCCGGTATGACGCTGGTGTGGGACTACGACGCCGACCTGTTCGGCGAGGACGTCGCCCGGCTGCTCTCCGGCCGCTTCCTCGACCTGCTGCGCGCCTACCTCGACACTCCCCGAACCCCGCTGGCCGACCTCGCCCCGGCCGCGGTGGAGGCGGCCACCGAGGCCGTGCCCGTCCCGGCCGGCCGGGACCTGCTGGATCCGGTGGCCGCCCACCACCCGTCGCTGCCCGCCCTGTTGTGCGGTGCGCGCCGAGTGACGTACGGCGAACTCGAAGAGCGTGTCGCCTCGCTCGCCGAGCGGCTGCGTGCGGCGGGGGTCGCGCCGGGCCGACCGGTGGCCGTCGTCCTGCCCCGGGGAGCCGACTCGGTCGTCGCCCTGCTGGCCTGTCTGCGCACCGGCGCCGTCTACTGCCCGCTGTCGCCCGCCGATCCGCCGGCCCGCACCGCGCTGCTGCTCGAACGGCTCGCCCCGGCACTCGTCCTCACCGGCGACGGCGGCCCGGCCCTGCCGGACTTCCTGCCCACCGCCCGGATCGACGCGCCCGTGTTCCCCCGCGCCAACGCCGCCGACGTCCTGCCCGCCACGACCTACGTCATCCACACCTCCGGCTCCACCGGCACGCCCAAGCCGGTCGCCGTCGGCCGTGCGGCGCTGGAGCACCATCTGACCGCGGCCGCCGACCGGTTCGCCCTCACCAGCGCCGACCGGGTCCTCATGTTCGCCCAGCCGTCCTTCGACGTATCGCTGGAGGAGGTACTGCCCACCCTGCACGCGGGGGCGTGCCTGGTGGTGCCCGAGCACGAGGTGCCCACCGGGCCGGAGCTCGCCGAGCTGCTCGCCTCCGCCCGGGTCACCGTCGCCAACCTGCCCACCAGCTACTTCCTCTCCACCCGCGAGGAGCTGCGGCCCGCGCTGCGCGAGGAGAGCTGGGCCCCCCGGCTCCTGGTCCTGGGCGGCGAGCGCCTTCCCGCCGAGACCCTGCGCGGCCTCCTCGCCGACACCGACGCCACCGTCCTCAACGCGTACGGCGTCACCGAGGCGGCCATCAGCTCCACCGTCCACGAGATATCCCGCGACGCCCTGACCGAGGGCGCCGAGATCCCCCTCGGCACCGAGCTGCCGGGCGAGCGCGTCCACGTCCTCGACGCGCACCACCGCCCGCTGCCCACCGGCGCCGTCGGTGAACTCGCCATCGCCGGGCCCGGTCTGGCCGAGGGCTACCCCGGCAACGCGGAGGTGACCGCCGCCCGGTTCATCGCCGTGGACGCGCTCGGCGGGGAGCGCGTCTACCTCACCGGCGACCTCGGCTACCGCGGTCTGGACGGCCTGCTGTACTTCCTGGGGCGGCGCGACAACCAGGTCAAGCTGCGCGGTCACCGCATCGAGCTGGAGGAGATCGAGGCGGCGGCATCCGCGGCGCTCGGCGGCCGCTCCTGCGCCGTCGTCCTGGACCGCGAGGGCCCGGCCGCGCCCCGGCTCGTCGGCTTCTTCGAGGACGGCGCCGACCTCGCCGACGTCGACGAGAAGGCCCTGCACGCCGAGTTGAGCGGCCGGCTGCCCGGGCCTCTGGTGCCCGCGCGGTGGGCACGGCTGGAGTCGATGCCGACCCTCGCCGGCGGCAAGCCGGACCGTACGGCCCTGGCCCGGCGCGCCGCCGCGCTCGCCCCCGCGGCCCCGACGGCTCCCGAGGCCGAGACCGCGGACGCGGTGCCGGACGATCCGATGACCGCGCTGCTCGCGCGGGGCTGGCGTGAGGTGCTGGGTCACAGCCGCTTCGACGGCAGCTCCCACTTCTTCCACATCGGGGGCCACTCGCTGCTGGCCGCCGAGCTCGCGGCCTGGCTGGAGCCCCACCTGGGCACCCGCCCGCCGCTGAAGGTCCTCTTCCGCAACCCGGTGCTCGCCGACCAGGCCGACGCCCTCGCCGCCACCGCCCCTGCCTCCACGGAGTCGTGA
- a CDS encoding condensation domain-containing protein, with translation MPSITSQYLARYRRITADDGSGALLPVTGAQRRFALVRSLDPAGRPDVVPMFFAFPHGTVDPARLQAAARRLAARHTALRSRPSVVRGTPVLHVGEPDIRVTQPAPAPGERPADTLRRALASWDPQAPPLRLFLVRDDEGRGEDLLAVALDHAVCDGRSLARIAEELGAAYAEDTAEPLVAPEETEAELAAYHEAVLLQLAAEERADTPEAAAYWADRLRAVRTHAPVPRPERVPAGTLPSGSAEARLPAHDDRVSFPGLLDACRAAASALYGPDRVVPLGYPWGGRPAGARPVVGCFLNTVVFPAATGHGPAPQTTADAWWDDLDRADMPFDAVVAAARSAGPGWNGALDGLLTVDDDSRRPPLVLAGVEGREVHIDGRPVRSPFAVSVTQGAEIRLRMVWDRAVLDDSTAHRAFDALADALRPVARAEG, from the coding sequence GTGCCCAGCATCACGAGCCAGTACCTGGCCCGCTACCGGCGCATCACCGCCGACGACGGGTCCGGCGCCCTGCTGCCCGTCACCGGGGCACAGCGCCGCTTCGCACTGGTGCGGTCGCTGGACCCGGCGGGACGGCCCGACGTGGTGCCGATGTTCTTCGCCTTCCCGCACGGCACCGTCGACCCCGCCCGCCTGCAAGCGGCGGCCCGCCGGCTCGCCGCCAGGCACACCGCCCTGCGCTCGCGGCCCTCCGTCGTACGCGGAACGCCCGTCCTGCACGTGGGAGAACCGGACATCCGCGTGACCCAACCGGCCCCCGCGCCGGGCGAACGCCCCGCCGACACCCTGCGCCGCGCGCTGGCCTCCTGGGATCCGCAGGCGCCGCCCCTGCGCCTGTTCCTCGTCCGCGACGACGAGGGACGCGGTGAGGACCTCCTCGCCGTCGCCCTGGACCACGCGGTCTGCGACGGCCGGTCGCTGGCGCGGATCGCCGAAGAACTCGGCGCCGCGTACGCCGAGGACACCGCCGAGCCTCTTGTCGCGCCCGAGGAGACGGAAGCCGAACTCGCCGCCTACCACGAGGCCGTCCTGCTCCAACTCGCCGCCGAGGAACGTGCGGACACGCCCGAGGCGGCCGCGTACTGGGCGGACCGGCTGCGCGCCGTGCGCACCCACGCCCCTGTGCCGCGTCCCGAACGCGTACCCGCGGGCACGCTCCCCAGCGGCTCGGCCGAGGCCCGGCTGCCCGCGCACGACGACCGCGTCTCCTTTCCCGGACTGCTCGACGCCTGCCGCGCCGCGGCGAGCGCGCTGTACGGTCCCGATCGCGTCGTTCCGCTCGGCTACCCGTGGGGCGGCCGCCCCGCCGGTGCGCGTCCGGTCGTCGGCTGCTTCCTCAACACCGTCGTCTTCCCGGCCGCCACCGGCCACGGGCCCGCGCCCCAGACGACGGCCGACGCCTGGTGGGACGACCTCGACCGGGCCGACATGCCGTTCGACGCGGTCGTGGCCGCCGCCCGGTCCGCCGGGCCGGGCTGGAACGGCGCGCTGGACGGACTGCTGACCGTGGACGACGACAGCCGCCGCCCGCCCCTGGTGCTGGCCGGTGTCGAGGGCCGCGAGGTCCACATCGACGGCCGACCGGTGCGCAGTCCCTTCGCCGTCTCCGTCACCCAGGGGGCGGAGATCCGCCTGCGGATGGTGTGGGACCGCGCGGTGCTGGACGACTCCACCGCGCACCGGGCGTTCGACGCACTCGCCGATGCGCTGCGCCCGGTGGCGCGGGCCGAGGGCTGA